One genomic segment of Luteibaculum oceani includes these proteins:
- the rplI gene encoding 50S ribosomal protein L9, translated as MEVILKKDVQNLGYKDELVTVKNGYGLNYLIPQGFAVLATESAKKVLAENQRQRAHKEAKIKDEAQKLADKVSGVKLTVGAKAGENGKIFGSVNTIQLAEAFKGKGLEIDRKHIILKDDSVKTLGSYKATVKLHREVSAEFEFEVIEE; from the coding sequence ATGGAAGTTATATTAAAGAAAGACGTTCAGAATTTAGGATATAAAGACGAGCTAGTAACCGTAAAAAACGGATACGGTCTTAACTACCTAATTCCTCAAGGATTTGCTGTTTTAGCTACTGAGTCTGCAAAAAAGGTGTTGGCTGAAAACCAACGTCAAAGAGCACACAAAGAAGCTAAAATTAAAGATGAAGCTCAGAAACTTGCTGACAAGGTAAGTGGAGTTAAACTTACTGTTGGAGCAAAAGCTGGTGAAAACGGAAAAATCTTTGGTTCCGTTAATACCATTCAGTTAGCTGAAGCTTTCAAAGGAAAAGGATTAGAAATTGATAGAAAGCATATCATTTTAAAGGATGATAGCGTTAAAACATTAGGTTCGTACAAAGCAACTGTAAAACTTCACAGAGAAGTTTCTGCAGAGTTCGAATTCGAAGTTATTGAGGAATAA
- the rpsR gene encoding 30S ribosomal protein S18 — protein sequence MAGDSDVRYLTPIDIETKREKYCRFKKHKIKYIDYKDPNFLLKFVNEQGKILPRRVTGTSLKYQRKVATAIKRARHLALLPYVGDLLK from the coding sequence ATGGCAGGCGATTCAGATGTAAGATATCTTACCCCTATCGATATAGAAACCAAAAGGGAAAAGTATTGTCGCTTTAAAAAGCACAAAATCAAGTACATTGATTACAAAGACCCTAATTTCTTATTGAAATTTGTAAACGAACAAGGGAAAATTCTTCCAAGAAGAGTAACAGGTACCTCTTTGAAGTATCAGCGCAAAGTGGCTACGGCGATTAAAAGAGCGCGTCACCTTGCTTTACTTCCATACGTTGGAGACCTTTTGAAATAA
- the rpsF gene encoding 30S ribosomal protein S6 has translation MSNRYETVFILTPVLSEDQAKEAVARYRDSIKEAGGTIKHEENWGLRKLAYPIQKKTTGFYHLLEFEVNGEFISNMELDFRRDERVLRFLTVKLDKYGVQYVESRRTKKAEVEN, from the coding sequence ATGTCTAACCGTTACGAAACTGTTTTCATTTTAACTCCCGTTTTGTCTGAAGACCAGGCAAAGGAAGCAGTAGCCCGCTACAGAGACTCTATCAAAGAGGCTGGAGGGACTATTAAACATGAAGAGAACTGGGGCCTAAGAAAACTGGCTTACCCAATTCAGAAAAAAACAACCGGATTTTACCACTTGCTAGAGTTTGAGGTGAACGGAGAATTTATTTCCAACATGGAATTGGATTTCCGTCGCGACGAGCGCGTGTTGAGATTCTTAACCGTGAAACTTGACAAATACGGCGTTCAGTACGTAGAGTCTAGAAGAACTAAAAAAGCAGAGGTAGAAAACTAA
- the dnaX gene encoding DNA polymerase III subunit gamma/tau, producing MSDQFIVSARKYRPATFESVVGQSAVTDTLKNAIKNNKLAQAFLFCGPRGVGKTTCARILAKAVNAENPDQLEDIADDQMNIFELDAASNNSVDDIRNLIEQVRIAPAGGKKFKVYIIDEVHMLSASAFNAFLKTLEEPPSYAIFVLATTEKHKILPTILSRCQVFDFQRIKVQDITDHLEQIAQKEGIKAEREALHIIATKADGGLRDALSIFDQMVAFGGKEITYELVIENLNLLDYEYYFKITDGLNGGDLPSVLNLFNDVLSKGFDGHNFIVGLADHFRNLLVGLDPKTIDLIIAGDDLKGRYAKQAQESGTNKLVKWLKLCNKADNNYKASKHPRLLVELALIEMLESEMEELKKKVASPN from the coding sequence ATGAGTGATCAGTTTATCGTTTCGGCCCGTAAATACAGACCTGCAACCTTTGAATCGGTAGTTGGACAAAGCGCCGTAACTGATACGCTAAAAAACGCAATAAAAAATAATAAACTGGCTCAGGCCTTTTTATTTTGTGGTCCACGCGGAGTGGGTAAAACCACTTGCGCTCGAATATTAGCCAAGGCCGTTAACGCAGAAAACCCAGATCAACTCGAAGATATTGCTGATGATCAGATGAATATTTTTGAGCTGGATGCCGCCTCTAACAACTCCGTAGACGATATTAGAAATCTTATTGAGCAAGTGAGAATTGCTCCTGCAGGTGGGAAAAAATTTAAAGTCTACATTATTGATGAGGTACACATGCTTTCTGCCAGTGCTTTTAACGCCTTTCTTAAAACATTAGAGGAACCACCTTCATACGCCATCTTTGTACTGGCTACCACAGAAAAGCATAAAATCCTTCCCACTATTCTTTCTCGTTGTCAGGTATTCGATTTCCAAAGAATAAAGGTTCAGGACATTACCGACCACCTGGAACAAATTGCTCAAAAAGAAGGAATAAAAGCTGAAAGAGAGGCGCTACACATTATTGCTACAAAAGCAGATGGTGGACTTAGAGATGCACTTTCCATTTTTGATCAGATGGTGGCGTTCGGTGGTAAAGAAATTACCTACGAATTGGTAATCGAGAACCTAAACCTTCTCGATTACGAATACTACTTTAAAATTACCGATGGCCTAAATGGTGGAGACCTACCGAGCGTTCTAAATTTGTTCAACGACGTTTTATCAAAAGGTTTCGATGGACATAACTTTATTGTTGGATTGGCCGATCACTTCAGAAATCTGTTGGTAGGTTTAGATCCTAAAACCATAGATTTAATTATTGCTGGTGACGACTTAAAAGGCCGATATGCAAAGCAGGCCCAGGAAAGTGGAACCAACAAACTGGTTAAATGGTTGAAGCTTTGTAACAAGGCAGACAATAACTACAAGGCTAGTAAACACCCTAGGTTATTAGTAGAGCTGGCATTAATTGAAATGCTAGAATCTGAGATGGAAGAGCTAAAAAAAAAAGTAGCGAGCCCAAATTAA
- a CDS encoding OmpA family protein, translating into MRSLRYLILLLISLSTVVSYAQSSKLVKADDKYSNLKYAEAAEVYKQVLEEETENHYAMLRLANCYRLMAQPEKAVVWFKKGINNEAQPINRLYYAQTLKQLGRYEEARTQFESYQQWKPDDKRAESGLNSIAQAENLRNRPIIFQVAAFNALNSEYNEFAPVVHQNSIVFTSDRSVPFKLDNTFGWTGNPYSDNFKSKISEDGTYGTPVLFSGKTNAEYNDGLACFSPNGKLMAFTRNQYQPGFIFSKSTESKVDNVVKLKVMLSELADDGAYGKPFGASFNDPAYSYTHPAFGLDGRTLYVVSDMPGGYGGTDIWKAELTNDLLFGELVNLGPDINTPGDEMFPFVSAAGDFYFSSTGHPGMGGLDIFRAKMDTSGNFSNIFNLGAPINSTRDDFGVYTGNNQDYYFSSNRPGGKGGDDIYRGRQQGIIADFQVVDATTGVGIDAAQLIVEQEGQVFSPVNTNKYGSVSYPLAIDKEYKILVSKENYQTRKEIINTAGFKPGETLKKKILLYPNYDAFVEGIVIEEKSQLPVADAQVTLRNMDTGEEETVTTDFTGLFKIEWYPNFDYQLSADRQGYKPDVVNLNTDNIKPKSTTKQNLVLKDGDFICNVEFKHIYFDFDKYDIREDASTDLNKMYQILSNSKNVRVQIAAHTDSRGSDSYNYNLSDKRAASVVKWLVKKGIKKSRLIPKGYGETELKNRCGNYVDCTEEEHQKNRRVEFKLINEKDEVICESEAKNF; encoded by the coding sequence ATGAGATCGTTACGTTATTTGATCCTTTTGCTTATTAGCTTAAGCACCGTGGTTTCTTATGCTCAGTCTTCTAAACTAGTAAAGGCCGACGATAAATATTCCAACTTAAAATATGCCGAGGCTGCTGAAGTTTACAAGCAAGTTTTAGAAGAAGAGACCGAAAACCATTACGCCATGTTGCGTTTGGCAAATTGTTATCGCTTAATGGCTCAACCCGAAAAGGCTGTGGTTTGGTTCAAAAAAGGGATAAACAATGAAGCTCAACCAATAAACAGGCTTTATTACGCACAAACGCTAAAGCAGTTAGGTCGCTACGAAGAGGCCAGAACTCAGTTCGAAAGTTACCAGCAATGGAAGCCAGATGATAAACGAGCTGAAAGTGGATTAAACTCTATTGCTCAAGCAGAAAACCTTAGAAATAGACCTATTATTTTTCAGGTGGCGGCATTTAATGCTTTAAACTCGGAGTATAATGAGTTTGCTCCGGTAGTACACCAAAATAGCATTGTATTTACTTCGGACCGTTCCGTTCCATTTAAGTTGGATAATACTTTTGGATGGACTGGAAATCCTTATTCGGATAATTTTAAAAGTAAAATATCTGAGGACGGAACCTATGGAACACCAGTACTTTTCTCTGGCAAAACTAACGCGGAGTACAACGATGGACTTGCATGCTTTTCTCCTAATGGTAAGTTAATGGCTTTCACAAGAAACCAATATCAACCTGGTTTTATTTTTAGCAAAAGCACGGAAAGTAAAGTGGATAACGTGGTTAAGTTAAAAGTTATGTTGTCCGAATTAGCGGATGATGGGGCTTATGGTAAACCATTTGGAGCAAGCTTCAATGATCCAGCTTATTCGTATACACATCCTGCTTTTGGTTTGGATGGAAGAACACTTTATGTGGTTTCAGACATGCCAGGTGGTTACGGTGGAACCGACATTTGGAAAGCCGAATTAACCAACGATTTACTTTTTGGTGAGTTGGTAAACTTGGGTCCAGACATAAATACTCCTGGAGATGAAATGTTCCCTTTTGTAAGTGCTGCCGGTGACTTCTACTTTTCTTCTACAGGACACCCAGGAATGGGAGGTCTAGATATTTTCAGAGCGAAAATGGATACTTCGGGTAACTTCAGTAACATTTTTAATCTCGGAGCTCCTATAAACTCCACACGCGATGATTTTGGAGTTTACACAGGTAATAACCAAGATTATTACTTCTCATCCAATCGTCCTGGAGGAAAAGGTGGAGATGACATTTACCGCGGAAGACAACAAGGTATTATTGCAGATTTCCAAGTGGTAGATGCTACTACAGGTGTGGGGATAGATGCAGCTCAATTAATCGTTGAGCAAGAAGGACAAGTTTTTAGTCCCGTTAATACCAACAAATACGGTAGTGTTTCCTATCCATTAGCCATTGATAAGGAGTATAAAATCCTGGTTAGCAAAGAAAACTACCAGACTAGAAAGGAAATTATCAATACGGCTGGATTTAAACCTGGGGAAACCTTGAAGAAAAAGATTCTTCTCTATCCTAATTACGATGCGTTTGTAGAAGGTATTGTAATAGAGGAAAAGTCTCAACTTCCGGTTGCCGACGCCCAGGTTACGTTAAGAAACATGGATACGGGTGAAGAGGAAACTGTTACAACCGACTTTACTGGTTTATTTAAAATAGAATGGTACCCAAATTTCGATTATCAGCTTAGTGCAGATCGTCAGGGATACAAGCCAGATGTTGTGAACTTAAATACCGACAATATCAAGCCAAAATCTACTACCAAGCAGAACTTGGTACTAAAGGATGGGGATTTTATTTGTAATGTAGAGTTCAAACATATCTATTTCGATTTTGATAAATACGATATTAGAGAAGATGCTTCTACCGACCTCAATAAAATGTACCAGATTTTGAGTAACTCTAAGAATGTTAGAGTGCAGATTGCGGCTCATACTGATAGCAGAGGTAGCGACTCATATAACTATAACCTTTCTGATAAGAGAGCAGCTTCTGTTGTGAAATGGTTAGTGAAAAAGGGAATTAAAAAATCTAGATTAATCCCTAAGGGTTACGGAGAAACTGAGCTAAAAAACAGGTGTGGTAACTACGTAGACTGCACCGAAGAGGAGCATCAGAAAAATAGACGCGTTGAGTTTAAATTAATCAACGAGAAGGATGAGGTAATTTGCGAAAGCGAAGCTAAGAATTTCTAA
- a CDS encoding PorP/SprF family type IX secretion system membrane protein has product MKSLYRIFIASLLCLPFIGNAQQHPQYSLFMFNKQTINPGYVGSRNTFSINADYRTQWVGVEGNPETFNIGLHTPLGKGATIKRLAAGLLFSSENIGVQTRQGYSAQLAYRLPLGQKTVLSFGVEGSIYNISYETSKLRAENPDDQTINQLNQGISKPNVSAGVYVYHPNYFLGASSMLLLNKEREEGNDNDLSFRRHYFFMGGYLLPVSNNFKLRASTIVKYLFLAEANESPSNGDINLSGIIADRFLIGASYRTDGAWVAMAQIQLNKHLNVAYGYDFKTSNYASVAGVSHEVYLGIDIAGKSKPMTSPRFVTYF; this is encoded by the coding sequence ATGAAAAGTTTATATAGAATTTTTATTGCATCGTTATTGTGTCTTCCCTTCATAGGTAATGCACAGCAACATCCACAGTACAGCTTGTTTATGTTTAACAAGCAAACGATAAACCCAGGTTATGTGGGGTCTAGAAATACATTTAGTATAAATGCTGATTACCGTACCCAATGGGTAGGTGTAGAGGGTAATCCCGAAACATTTAATATAGGACTTCATACTCCACTTGGAAAAGGGGCTACCATTAAAAGGTTGGCTGCTGGACTACTTTTTTCTAGTGAAAATATTGGTGTGCAAACCCGACAAGGGTACTCAGCTCAACTAGCTTACAGACTTCCTCTTGGTCAAAAAACGGTTTTGTCCTTTGGTGTAGAGGGATCTATTTACAACATAAGCTACGAAACCAGCAAGCTAAGGGCGGAGAATCCTGATGATCAAACTATCAACCAGTTGAATCAGGGAATTTCTAAACCAAATGTTTCTGCTGGGGTGTATGTTTATCATCCTAATTATTTCCTTGGGGCTTCTTCTATGCTTTTATTAAATAAGGAAAGAGAGGAAGGGAATGATAACGATTTAAGCTTCAGAAGGCATTACTTCTTTATGGGAGGATATTTACTTCCGGTAAGTAACAACTTTAAGCTAAGGGCTTCAACAATAGTGAAATACCTATTCTTGGCTGAGGCAAATGAATCTCCAAGTAACGGGGATATAAACCTTTCTGGAATCATCGCAGATCGATTCTTAATTGGCGCTTCCTATAGAACGGATGGAGCATGGGTGGCAATGGCTCAAATTCAGCTAAACAAGCATCTTAATGTTGCCTATGGTTACGACTTTAAAACCTCAAATTACGCATCAGTTGCTGGGGTTTCTCACGAAGTTTATTTAGGAATTGATATCGCTGGAAAGTCAAAACCCATGACTTCGCCTAGATTTGTTACTTACTTCTAA
- a CDS encoding gliding motility-associated C-terminal domain-containing protein has protein sequence MKRFTLSITLALLSSLAFGQNFANRVISSGPCNPINAVTCPSGIENVTAIVDADRSNFAVMRSNVGTSLINNTAFVELGFDEKVQGGSVLGIEVGELNQNLNIDVFQQIAVYGYNSLGVEVFSSEDISLQQLGVISNEGGGVILQIPTPLGNYSIARLRVEFTALVNLVQEIAIFNVFADGNCPAIEATTVLNSRNTTNPGAAVDEDPETAAVLDLPISVADVANLSLTFPVAANPGDFVGFKVASADLLLGLGLIENITLVAYAASGQELDRKEDFTISDLIILDNLSGLLGPILNLGGSTNGKAIIGFNTKSTVSEPIKSIKIEVAPIVGVSFDLAVFSGLYYSDQLAMNIVASKVAINDGETVNLIATGNYDSYLWSTGQTGPNITVDKPGLYTVTGTRFDGCEVSASVLVRSSSCNGIDSPFATQVLDFGACDPMVPLICPSGVENPENAVDGDPSTYATLTSTLGASLLETSAFLELGFDNPKAAGSNLSFSVQSLNQTLNADVLDQLVITVFDIEGNVVVKRENINTTDVQLISAESGLSLITIPTPFGAYEIQRVRFEIEALANVVQDLALFSVFADCACPATQATKVNDFANASDVGNIIDNNPNSYATLDLPVGLVDDAFVTLEFSSAAQSGDYVGFVVAANSDVLDAGVIENLTVVLLDDLGNELAQFEDFTLLDLVAAEKAAGILGSVLGLSSGSASPYVLGGIVPDSLPPVKGIKLVQEPVIGLNSSVRVYAAFYQPGTQGIEVLGTSTFVCEQSAATLSAPEGYAGYLWSNGETTREITTNVPGLYGVTVFRDNGCSLFGAYALESNNIEIDAQVTLPTCGNANGNISVDLNVEEGSFEFIWSNGATTPELSNIPSGIYALTVTETTTGCSASEEFIVNDIDAPKFVHWVRHSNCGSNDGAIFLTIPNGAIVNWSNGAETPIIRNLSPGVYIATVTFPNGCKRIEKYTVINQSNFQLSAEVTPSLCSEPTGAINLTIGIPGNYSIAWSNGLDTEDLVGLAPGIYTVIVTNVATGCQDILHLELSTVGAPVIRQLQLVEETCAGDANGMIEIEVTAATDVTVEWNNGEFGPVLENLGPGFFTVRVYDTLGCEANGIFPLVARDAMVTSISSTETGCEPPFDGTAVTSTNGGRAPYFYDWNTGETSSSLSGLGEGEYIVTISDFNGCESILSTLVNKKEICKSDTLPEPEEEKPITVTEDDLFNIYTPNGDGRNDTWVSGLDLPSYDRVGVQFYNIYGDKVYSAHNYQDDWDGTYLNSSDPLPDGTYYYKIRLERGRQIKDLAGFVTIKR, from the coding sequence ATGAAGCGGTTTACGTTGTCAATCACGCTGGCCCTCCTAAGCTCACTGGCTTTTGGACAAAATTTTGCCAATCGTGTAATTTCTTCTGGTCCTTGTAACCCTATAAACGCTGTTACCTGTCCCTCAGGGATTGAGAATGTTACGGCAATTGTAGATGCTGATCGGAGTAATTTTGCAGTAATGAGATCCAATGTGGGTACCTCATTAATTAATAATACGGCCTTTGTTGAGCTCGGATTCGACGAAAAAGTTCAGGGTGGTTCCGTCCTTGGAATTGAAGTTGGAGAGCTAAACCAAAACCTAAATATTGATGTTTTTCAGCAAATCGCGGTTTATGGCTACAACAGTCTTGGTGTAGAGGTTTTCTCAAGTGAAGACATCTCTCTCCAGCAGCTTGGAGTTATTTCCAACGAAGGGGGAGGGGTGATTCTTCAAATTCCTACTCCTCTTGGTAACTATTCCATAGCTAGATTAAGAGTTGAGTTCACTGCTCTTGTGAATCTGGTTCAGGAGATAGCGATATTTAATGTTTTCGCCGATGGGAACTGTCCTGCCATAGAGGCAACCACAGTACTGAACAGTAGAAATACTACCAATCCTGGCGCTGCAGTGGATGAGGATCCAGAAACAGCAGCTGTTTTAGATTTACCTATTTCTGTTGCGGACGTTGCTAATTTGAGTCTTACTTTTCCAGTGGCTGCAAACCCTGGAGATTTTGTTGGGTTTAAGGTTGCTTCGGCAGACCTTCTTCTTGGGTTAGGTCTAATAGAAAATATTACCCTAGTAGCCTATGCGGCTAGTGGTCAAGAATTAGATAGAAAGGAAGACTTTACAATTTCCGATCTAATTATTCTAGACAATTTATCAGGGTTATTAGGTCCTATTCTTAATCTGGGAGGTTCCACAAACGGAAAGGCCATTATAGGTTTCAATACCAAGTCTACGGTTAGCGAGCCAATCAAATCAATAAAAATTGAGGTGGCTCCAATTGTCGGGGTTTCTTTCGATTTAGCCGTTTTTTCTGGTCTTTACTACTCCGATCAATTAGCAATGAATATCGTTGCTAGCAAAGTGGCAATTAATGATGGCGAAACAGTTAATCTTATTGCTACCGGTAATTACGATTCTTATTTATGGAGCACTGGTCAAACCGGACCAAATATTACCGTAGACAAACCAGGATTATATACGGTTACAGGTACGCGTTTCGATGGCTGTGAGGTTTCGGCTTCTGTTTTGGTAAGAAGTTCTAGTTGTAATGGGATAGATAGTCCTTTTGCAACTCAGGTTCTAGATTTTGGGGCTTGTGATCCTATGGTTCCACTTATCTGTCCGTCTGGTGTAGAGAATCCAGAGAACGCCGTTGATGGTGATCCAAGTACCTATGCTACACTTACTTCTACTTTAGGAGCATCTTTGTTAGAAACCTCAGCTTTTTTAGAACTTGGCTTTGATAACCCTAAAGCAGCAGGTTCAAATCTTTCTTTTTCGGTTCAATCATTAAATCAAACGCTAAATGCCGATGTGTTAGATCAACTGGTGATTACAGTGTTTGATATAGAAGGTAATGTGGTTGTGAAAAGGGAAAACATAAACACCACCGATGTGCAGCTTATATCTGCAGAAAGTGGCTTGTCTCTTATTACTATACCTACTCCTTTTGGAGCATACGAAATTCAGCGTGTACGTTTCGAAATTGAAGCTTTGGCTAACGTTGTTCAAGATTTGGCATTATTCTCGGTTTTTGCCGACTGTGCTTGTCCTGCAACCCAGGCAACCAAGGTTAATGACTTCGCTAACGCTAGCGATGTCGGAAATATCATTGATAACAACCCAAATAGCTATGCAACCCTTGACTTACCAGTTGGATTGGTTGATGACGCATTTGTAACACTTGAATTTTCATCTGCAGCTCAGTCGGGTGATTATGTTGGATTTGTTGTAGCTGCAAATAGCGATGTGCTTGATGCAGGAGTAATTGAAAATTTAACGGTTGTTCTTTTAGACGACTTAGGTAATGAACTAGCACAGTTCGAGGATTTCACTTTGTTGGATTTAGTGGCAGCTGAAAAGGCTGCAGGGATTTTAGGTTCTGTTTTAGGTTTAAGTAGCGGTTCTGCTTCTCCCTACGTTCTTGGAGGTATTGTTCCAGATAGCCTTCCTCCTGTTAAAGGGATTAAATTGGTGCAGGAACCAGTTATTGGATTGAACTCTAGTGTTCGCGTATACGCTGCATTTTACCAACCTGGTACGCAGGGTATAGAAGTGCTGGGAACATCCACTTTTGTTTGTGAACAATCGGCTGCAACGCTTTCCGCTCCAGAGGGGTACGCTGGATATTTATGGTCTAACGGAGAAACAACGCGTGAAATCACTACCAATGTTCCTGGTTTATATGGTGTAACAGTGTTTAGAGATAACGGTTGTAGCTTATTTGGTGCTTACGCACTTGAATCTAACAACATTGAAATTGATGCTCAGGTTACCCTTCCTACTTGTGGAAATGCAAATGGAAATATTAGCGTTGACTTAAACGTTGAAGAAGGAAGTTTCGAATTTATTTGGTCTAATGGAGCAACCACTCCAGAGCTATCTAATATCCCAAGTGGTATATATGCGCTAACTGTTACCGAAACTACTACAGGTTGTTCGGCTAGCGAGGAATTTATTGTAAATGATATCGATGCACCGAAGTTTGTTCATTGGGTGCGCCATTCAAATTGTGGTTCTAATGATGGAGCTATTTTCTTGACAATACCTAATGGTGCTATCGTTAATTGGTCCAATGGTGCTGAAACGCCAATTATTAGAAATCTATCTCCTGGGGTGTACATCGCTACCGTTACTTTCCCAAATGGATGTAAGCGAATTGAAAAGTATACTGTAATCAATCAAAGTAACTTCCAGCTATCAGCGGAGGTAACTCCAAGTTTGTGTTCGGAGCCAACTGGTGCTATTAATTTAACCATAGGAATTCCTGGAAACTATTCTATTGCCTGGTCGAACGGTTTGGATACCGAAGATTTGGTTGGACTCGCTCCTGGTATTTACACCGTGATTGTAACTAATGTTGCAACCGGTTGTCAGGATATCCTTCACTTGGAATTATCCACTGTAGGAGCTCCTGTTATCCGACAACTGCAATTGGTTGAGGAAACTTGTGCAGGTGACGCCAACGGTATGATCGAAATTGAAGTTACAGCTGCAACAGATGTTACGGTTGAATGGAATAATGGTGAATTTGGTCCTGTTCTGGAGAATTTAGGTCCAGGTTTCTTCACAGTGCGCGTGTACGATACCCTTGGATGCGAAGCCAATGGAATTTTCCCATTAGTTGCTCGCGATGCTATGGTAACCAGCATTTCCTCAACAGAAACAGGATGTGAGCCTCCATTTGATGGAACAGCAGTTACTTCAACAAACGGAGGTAGAGCTCCATATTTCTACGATTGGAATACTGGAGAAACAAGTTCTAGTTTGTCTGGATTGGGAGAAGGGGAGTACATCGTAACGATCTCCGACTTTAATGGCTGTGAAAGCATTTTATCTACTCTAGTAAACAAAAAGGAGATTTGTAAAAGCGATACCCTTCCAGAGCCAGAAGAGGAAAAACCAATTACAGTAACCGAGGATGACCTGTTTAACATCTATACTCCTAACGGTGATGGTAGAAATGATACTTGGGTTTCTGGCCTAGACTTACCTAGTTACGATAGAGTAGGAGTTCAGTTCTACAACATTTATGGTGATAAGGTTTATTCAGCACACAATTATCAAGACGACTGGGATGGGACTTATCTAAATTCTTCAGACCCACTTCCCGATGGAACCTATTACTACAAAATTAGACTAGAGCGTGGTCGACAGATTAAGGATTTAGCTGGATTTGTTACCATTAAAAGATAA
- a CDS encoding TrmH family RNA methyltransferase: protein MANKKLKLDELNRVDPETFKQQKKHPITVVLDNVRSGLNVGSFFRTCDALAIERIILLGITPKPPHREILKSAIGATETVEWIGMETNSELIEFCKEQGLPIICVEQTEESKEIQRVNWELPCALVFGNEVDGVNDELITASYFCAEIPQFGTKHSFNVSVCGGVVLWDMIRTLITK from the coding sequence ATGGCGAATAAAAAGTTGAAACTTGACGAGTTAAACAGGGTGGATCCTGAAACATTTAAGCAGCAAAAAAAACATCCCATTACTGTTGTATTGGATAATGTTAGATCAGGTTTAAATGTGGGTTCCTTTTTCAGAACCTGCGATGCTTTGGCGATTGAACGAATTATTTTGCTTGGAATAACTCCCAAACCTCCACACCGAGAAATATTGAAAAGTGCTATTGGTGCTACCGAAACTGTGGAGTGGATTGGAATGGAAACCAATTCGGAATTAATTGAATTCTGTAAGGAGCAAGGATTGCCAATTATTTGTGTAGAACAGACTGAAGAAAGTAAGGAAATACAGCGTGTAAATTGGGAGTTACCCTGTGCTCTGGTGTTTGGAAATGAAGTAGACGGAGTCAATGATGAACTAATAACGGCGTCTTATTTTTGTGCGGAGATTCCTCAGTTTGGCACGAAACACTCCTTTAATGTATCAGTTTGTGGGGGAGTTGTGTTGTGGGATATGATACGCACCCTGATTACCAAATGA